The sequence ACCATCGGGCAGGACCCCACCGGCACCTTCACTTCCTACCTGGCCCCCCCGGGGCAGACCTACTCGCCCAACCAGGTGAGAGACTCGACCTCGCGCGTGCAGGCCAAGACTTACCAGTTCGAGGGCGTCCCCATGTACGGGACCATGGTCAAGCTGTTCAGCCAGGCTATCGAGGAGGGGGGCGAGCCCCCCGTGCCCGGCGAGGTGGGCCTGCACAACCTGCGGGTCATCATGGCCATCTACGAGGCGGCTCGCAGCGGCAGGCCGGTCAAGATCAGCTACGCGTAGGGCTCGCCACAGAGACACGGAGGCACAGAGCGATGGCCAATAGGGACCAGGCTGGGAGCGGCATGGCGACACCGGCTCTCGCTCGGTTCCGCTCTGTGTCTCTGCGACTCCGTGGCTGACCGGGAGGGATGACTTTGGCTGAGTTGGCGATTAACGGCGGAGCTCCGGTCAGGACGAGGGAGTGGCCGGCTTGGCCGGTCCACGATGAGCGCGAGGTGGAAGCCATCACCGAGGTCACCCGGAGCGGCAAGTGGTGGCGCTTCGCTTACGCTTCCGGAGTGGAACTTAACGAGGATTTGAGCGCCCGGGAGCTCTCCAAGGTGGTGCAGTTCGGCCTTGCCTTCGCTCGCCACCACGGGGCTCGCTACGGCATCGCCATGGCCAACGGCACCGGCACCCTGGAAGTGGCCCTGAGGGCCCTGGGCGTCGGCCCCGGCGACGAGGTCATCGTACCCGCCTACACCTACGTGGCCAGCGCCACCAGCGTGCTGCAGGTGAACGCCGTCCCCATCTTCGTGGACGTCGAGCCCGATACCTACAACCTCGATCCGTCCCTCCTGGAGGGCGCCATCAGCGAGCGCACCCGGGCCATCATGCCGGTGCACTTCGGAGGCCAGTCCTGCGACATGGACGCCATCCTCGAGATCGCCCGCCGGCACGGCCTGGCGGTGGTAGAGGATGCTGCCCACGGCCACGGGTCCGAGTGGAAGGGCCGCAAGGTCGGGGCCCTGGGTGACGTGGGCTCGTTCAGCTTCCAGTCCTCCAAGAACATGACAGCGGGCGAGGGAGGCATCGTCCTCACCAACGATCGAGCCCTGGCGGAGAAGTGCGACTCTTTGCTCTGGGCCGGCCGCCAGAAGGGCCGGCCCTGGTATGAGTTCCACCAGCTAGGGTGGAACCACCGTATGACCGAGTTCCAGGCTGCCATCCTGCTGGTTCAGCTGCAGCGGCTGGAGGAGCAGAACGCCCGCCGGATGCAGAACGTCCGCTACCTTAATGATAGGCTGGCGGGGATGGAGGGCCTTCAGCCATTGCGCTGGGACGAAAGGGCCACCAAGCACAGCTTCTACCTCTACATCCTGCGCTACGACCCGGCCGCGTTCGGCGGCCTGCCCCGGGCCCGGTTCGTGGAGGCCCTGGCGGCGGAGGGCGTGCCCGCCTTCACCGGTTACACCTTTCCGGTGTATGCCAATCCCATGTTTCTGGACCAAAACTTCCACGGGAAGGGGTGCCCGGTCAACTGCCATCACTACGGCGGCACCGTAGACTACGCCAGTTTCGCCCGAACCTGCCCTGTCACTGAGAGAGCCTGCTACGAGGAGTCCATCTGGCTGGAGCACCGGCTCTTCCTGGGCGATCAGGGCGACATGGACGACATAGCTGAGGCGCTGGCCAAGGTCGGCACCAACGTCAGGGAGTTGGCCTGACCACGCCGCGAGGATGAACGAGGTGCAAGGAAAGGAGGTGGTGTCGAGCTCGAGGGGCGCCGCGCCCGGCGCGAGGCGCCCAAGGTGGAGCGTCCGCTTCGCAGGGGAGTAAGTACAGCGTAGCTCCCGCCGTAAGCCAGCGACCTGGCGAGGAGGTAAGGCAGATGTCTGCTCAGAGTCGAGGAATCTCTCGTCGTAGGCTCATGAAGGCCGGGGCAGCAGCCATGGGAGCGGCCGCTCTGGCGGCGTGCCAGGCGGCCACTCCCCAGGTGGTGGAGAAGGTCGTCGAAGTCGAGAAGGAAGTCACCAAGATTGTCGAGCAGACGGTAGAAGTGCCGGCAGCCGCCAAACCGGTGGAGATCCGAGTGGCCTTCTACGTCATGGGCGACTCCTGGATGGCCAACGCGGAGGAGGCCATCGCGGACTTCGAGAGCAAGAACCCCAACGTCAAGGTCAACATCGAGTGGCGGCCCGGCGCGGAGTACTGGACCAAGCTCCAGACGGAGTTCGCCGGCGGCGTCGCTCCCGACGTCAGCGTGAACCAGATGGACTGGGTGATCCCGGGCGCTGCCCGAGGCATGTGGTTGGACCTAAAGCCGTTCATTGAGCGTGATGGCTTCGACATGAGCCAGTATTTCTACCCCATGGACCTGGAGTGGGAGTGGCAGGGCGGGCTCTACGGCGGGCTCCTCTACGCCGGCGGCCAGACGCTCATGATCAACAAAGACATCCTGGGCGAGGCTGGGCTGGAGATGCCCACCGCCGACTGGACCTGGGATGACTTGCTGGCCTACGCCAAGGCCATGACCGACCCAGAGAAAGGCCAGTACGGGCTCTTCGGAGCTACGAGCGCTCCGCCTTACTGGTCCTGCTCCTTCATCCACGGCAACGGGGGCACCGTCCTCAACGACGCCTATAACAAGTGCACCCTCACGGAGGACCCGGCGGT comes from Anaerolineae bacterium and encodes:
- a CDS encoding DegT/DnrJ/EryC1/StrS family aminotransferase, with the translated sequence MAELAINGGAPVRTREWPAWPVHDEREVEAITEVTRSGKWWRFAYASGVELNEDLSARELSKVVQFGLAFARHHGARYGIAMANGTGTLEVALRALGVGPGDEVIVPAYTYVASATSVLQVNAVPIFVDVEPDTYNLDPSLLEGAISERTRAIMPVHFGGQSCDMDAILEIARRHGLAVVEDAAHGHGSEWKGRKVGALGDVGSFSFQSSKNMTAGEGGIVLTNDRALAEKCDSLLWAGRQKGRPWYEFHQLGWNHRMTEFQAAILLVQLQRLEEQNARRMQNVRYLNDRLAGMEGLQPLRWDERATKHSFYLYILRYDPAAFGGLPRARFVEALAAEGVPAFTGYTFPVYANPMFLDQNFHGKGCPVNCHHYGGTVDYASFARTCPVTERACYEESIWLEHRLFLGDQGDMDDIAEALAKVGTNVRELA
- a CDS encoding sugar ABC transporter substrate-binding protein; this translates as MSAQSRGISRRRLMKAGAAAMGAAALAACQAATPQVVEKVVEVEKEVTKIVEQTVEVPAAAKPVEIRVAFYVMGDSWMANAEEAIADFESKNPNVKVNIEWRPGAEYWTKLQTEFAGGVAPDVSVNQMDWVIPGAARGMWLDLKPFIERDGFDMSQYFYPMDLEWEWQGGLYGGLLYAGGQTLMINKDILGEAGLEMPTADWTWDDLLAYAKAMTDPEKGQYGLFGATSAPPYWSCSFIHGNGGTVLNDAYNKCTLTEDPAVEAVNWLYERMFTDQVMPTPASLTGQESPWLTGKIGMAFQGTWAESQTRDANLFDWDFAPMPKHPVTGKKSVQLGSNTWSILANTRNREEAWQFVKFMMGVEGQTWMMRFGIPGITSVVESQAFKDLHAPQNIQVVVDDFACCGHDYYPTADCGEWWTACGQEWSAIWSGELTVEEALTNACVAMDEVFARRPPIYEK